In Asterias amurensis chromosome 4, ASM3211899v1, one genomic interval encodes:
- the LOC139936290 gene encoding uncharacterized protein, producing MKRKLHTKDFDNHIMTMESASYLFLLLFVSMQSPHPAEGGTTITRGISQEYGFMETARFEDCGVGGLGAFLNTSAYNRAECGIRCLMEDDCLSFEYDMDNKTCSFFDYGALPFLRPKFGFVFADSVDPKVGEQHPCDDDPCLSGNICTEECYPNGFRCQCPDGLQGDTCNELSPVDGGFSRWGNWSECRTPVCKSISYRNCSNPWQVLPGMDCVGPNTNVTDCDSEEECNVYPYAGCYDQSQLESNYDVSLVGTSSDMTIPSCMDICSMTGFKLAALSGSDCYCIRDMQATDLSDESQCSTNCPGDSSETCGGQSYASVYWTGSSSDGTSYRGCFSGSIQNGNEIRSYTPSVATPQVPTTTQSTSGDSNATTQAPPSTTPAYPGVTVRECLEECRDSGYQFIALFNASTCVCHNSLVGLTYETTSQCNMACPGGDDMGKYCGGSNTYSIFQMDSTDTEFWSEWFNFDSPWVDGNDIETTQEVADTMPWICANPLDIQCQSQDTPFDETGDQFHVECTLEGGINCTQSLQVYYVNVTFTVPDWRFVQIEEDYNVTELACEWVNASSNATSINGTMLNQTMANQTMTNAMGNSTTLGINETVGNSTMVGINGTVGNSTTGGVNGTRDNSTIGNTTVVDENNGLDTGYLMCNNETLSLVRNITVNETYARLTWRMDKVAPQCNDYKFRLKCRNEPAKMIGCFSEGDVNDTITTSIGLDIGNCTTYCSNLGYQLVGMSKSSGECACGSSMKNNKVLAGQCVNTCGTEGYPCGGFGTQSVYYAGDCNLAFGITKSQMSGTPMHNNDATDDYDLWFDALDQNPTIELTNFTNIDVGIPFEMEINLGSKRSFNRMETKGMYISGISQHTGVTKFRIGYKLDLDQDIQLVTERGLLEAKEFSVSSVTSTTSHSMGEVIYAQYVFIFVDDYDMFPGIRLDMYGCIDG from the exons ATGAAGAGAAAACTTCACACGAAAGACTTTGATAATCACATCATGACCATGGAAAGCGCTTCTTATCTTTTCCTTCTCCTCTTTGTGTCGATGCAATCTCCTCACCCTGCCGAAGGAGGTACAACAATAACCCGGGGTATATCGCAAGAGTACGGGTTCATGGAGACGGCCCGCTTCGAAGACTGCGGAGTCGGAGGCCTTGGTGCCTTCCTCAACACCTCGGCGTATAACCGAGCAGAATGTGGGATAAGATGCCTCATGGAAGACGATTGTCTGTCTTTTGAGTACGACATGGATAACAAAACTTGTAGCTTCTTTGATTATGGTGCACTGCCGTTTCTCCGACCGAAGTTTGGATTTGTGTTTGCTGATAGTGTCGATCCAAAAGTT GGAGAGCAACACCCATGTGATGACGATCCCTGCCTCTCTGGAAACATCTGCACGGAGGAATGCTACCCGAATGGGTTCAGGTGCCAGTGTCCGGACGGGCTGCAGGGAGATACATGTAATG AGCTATCACCAGTGGACGGAGGTTTCTCAAGATGGGGCAATTGGTCCGAGTGTCGCACCCCAGTCTGCAAGTCAATAAGTTATCGAAACTGTAGCAACCCCTGGCAGGTTCTACCCGGCATGGATTGCGTGGGACCAAACACAAATGTAACAGACTGTGACAGCGAAGAAGAATGTAATG TCTACCCTTATGCTGGTTGCTATGACCAGAGTCAACTGGAGTCAAACTATGACGTTTCCCTGGTAGGCACCAGCAGTGATATGACCATTCCGTCATGCATGGATATCTGCTCAATGACTGGCTTCAAATTAGCAG CTTTGAGTGGTAGCGACTGTTACTGTATTCGTGACATGCAGGCAACAGACTTATCTGACGAGTCGCAGTGCTCAACAAACTGCCCTGGAGATTCTAGCGAGACTTGTGGAGGGCAGTCCTACGCCTCGGTGTACTGGACTG GCTCCTCTTCAGATGGTACATCCTACAGAGGTTGTTTCTCTGGATCAATCCAAAATGGCAACGAGATCCGTAGCTACACTCCGTCCGTTGCCACCCCGCAAGTCCCCACTACCACCCAGTCAACCAGTGGTGACAGCAATGCAACCACCCAGGCGCCCCCGTCTACCACCCCTGCCTATCCCGGAGTGACGGTGAGAGAATGCCTCGAGGAGTGTCGCGACTCTGGGTATCAGTTTATCGCCTTATTCAACGCATCGACCTGTGTGTGCCATAATTCCTTGGTTGGACTGACGTACGAGACTACGTCGCAGTGCAATATGGCATGCCCTGGAGGGGATGATATGGGGAAATACTGTGGGGGCAGTAATACATACTCCATCTTTCAGATGGATAGTACAG ACACAGAGTTTTGGTCCGAGTGGTTTAACTTTGACTCCCCATGGGTTGACGGCAATGACATCGAGACGACCCAAGAAGTTGCCGACACCATGCCTTGGATCTGTGCAAACCCTCTGGACATCCAATGTCAGTCGCAGGACACACCCTTCGACGAAACTGGAGATCAGTTCCATGTGGAATGTACACTTGAGGGAGGAATCAACTGCACACAGAGCTTGCAG GTTTACTATGTGAACGTAACTTTCACCGTTCCTGACTGGCGGTTTGTTCAAATAGAAGAAGACTACAACGTCACCGAGCTTGCCTGTGAGTGGGTCAATGCCTCAAGCAATGCCACGTCAATAAATGGAACCATGTTGAACCAGACAATGGCCAATCAGACGATGACAAACGCGATGGGTAATTCAACAACGCTCGGAATTAACGAAACAGTGGGTAATTCAACAATGGTCGGAATTAACGGAACAGTGGGTAATTCAACAACAGGCGGAGTAAACGGAACAAGGGATAATTCGACCATTGGAAACACGACCGTGGTGGATGAAAACAATGGTCTGGATACTGGGTACCTAATGTGTAACAATGAGACGCTGAGCCTCGTTAGGAATATCACCGTTAACGAGACGTACGCACGGCTGACATGGAGGATGGATAAAGTCGCACCGCAGTGTAACGATTACAAATTCCGTTTGAAATGCAGAAATG AACCAGCTAAAATGATCGGATGCTTTTCCGAGGGCGACGTCAATGACACCATTACTACCAGCATCGGTCTGGACATCGGGAACTGCACCACGTACTGTTCCAACCTCGGTTACCAGCTGGTGGGTATGTCTAAGAGTTCCGGAGAGTGTGCTTGCGGTTCGTCCATGAAGAATAACAAGGTTCTGGCAGGACAATGCGTCAATACCTGCGGCACTGAGGGATATCCGTGCGGTGGTTTTGGAACGCAGTCTGTGTACTATGCTGGTG ACTGCAATCTAGCATTTGGAATCACCAAGAGTCAGATGTCTGGTACCCCGATGCACAACAATGATGCCACTGATGATTATGACCTCTGGTTTGATGCTCTGGATCAGAACCCGACCATTGAGCTGACAAATTTCACCAACATTGACGTAGGCATCCCTTTTGAGATGGAGATCAATCTGGGAAGCAAGCGCTCTTTCAACAGG ATGGAGACTAAAGGAATGTACATCAGTGGGATCAGCCAACACACTGGCGTCACTAAATTCAGAATCGGCTACAAATTGGACCTGGATCAAGACATCCAACTTGTGACAGAGAGAGGCTTATTGGAGGCTAAG gaATTTTCTGTGTCGTCCGTAACCAGCACGACGTCTCACTCGATGGGGGAAGTAATATATGCACAATATGTGTTTATCTTTGTGGACGACTATGATATGTTCCCGGGAATCAGACTGGATATGTATGGATGTATTGACGGGTAG